One window of Cellulomonas shaoxiangyii genomic DNA carries:
- a CDS encoding MFS transporter, giving the protein MPAPLPRARLLRDRPTVGLYAPFVVWGWLLYSFNPSVPLLADELGVSAAQAGLHGTAMAAGGLVAAPLIPRAARRLGRRTTLVVAVLVVAVGVVALLTGPSLPWTLGGVLVTAVGGNLLLATAQVALSEHHGRAASAAITEANGVGAGIGLLGPLAVGACVALGWGWRPGVAVTAALALLTALVVLRLPRTGALDLGAPPRDAGAGVVDAPGGPPAGTRPAPRPRAAPYFLATLVAATSLEFATTFWATDLVLERTDAGAGIATATTAGLVAGMTVMRFVVGPLSLRVPPALLLAASFVISVGGWAVLWTATSTAVALTGLVVAGLGYGAQYPLAVALLLAASPGRGDRAQSHATLAGALAVGVAPFALGALADRVGSHQAFVLVPVVAVVGLVTAVLGGRAVRRTGVALGGSTPWHDPTSDPSPTATTPASPTTSP; this is encoded by the coding sequence GTGCCCGCCCCGCTACCCCGTGCACGCCTCCTGCGTGACCGGCCGACCGTCGGCCTGTACGCGCCGTTCGTGGTGTGGGGCTGGCTGCTCTACAGCTTCAACCCGAGCGTCCCGCTGCTCGCCGACGAGCTCGGCGTCAGCGCGGCCCAGGCGGGGCTGCACGGGACCGCCATGGCGGCGGGTGGGCTCGTCGCGGCGCCGCTCATCCCACGCGCGGCCCGGCGGCTCGGGCGGCGCACGACGCTCGTCGTGGCGGTGCTCGTCGTGGCGGTCGGCGTGGTCGCGCTGCTCACGGGTCCGTCGCTGCCGTGGACGCTCGGCGGGGTGCTGGTGACGGCGGTCGGCGGGAACCTGCTCCTGGCCACCGCGCAGGTCGCGCTCTCGGAGCACCACGGGCGCGCGGCGTCGGCGGCCATCACCGAGGCGAACGGCGTGGGGGCGGGAATCGGCCTGCTCGGCCCGCTGGCGGTCGGCGCGTGCGTGGCGCTCGGCTGGGGGTGGCGACCCGGCGTGGCGGTGACCGCGGCGCTGGCGCTGCTGACGGCGCTCGTCGTGCTCCGGCTGCCGCGGACCGGCGCGCTGGACCTCGGCGCGCCGCCGCGCGACGCCGGCGCAGGGGTGGTCGACGCGCCCGGGGGGCCGCCGGCGGGCACCCGGCCGGCTCCGCGTCCCCGCGCCGCCCCGTACTTCCTCGCCACCCTCGTCGCCGCCACGTCGCTGGAGTTCGCGACGACGTTCTGGGCCACCGACCTCGTGCTCGAGCGCACCGACGCGGGTGCCGGCATCGCGACGGCCACGACGGCGGGCCTGGTCGCCGGCATGACGGTGATGCGGTTCGTCGTCGGGCCGCTGTCGCTGCGCGTGCCGCCCGCACTCCTGCTCGCCGCCTCGTTCGTCATCTCCGTCGGCGGCTGGGCGGTGCTCTGGACCGCGACGAGCACGGCCGTCGCGCTCACCGGCCTGGTGGTCGCCGGCCTCGGCTACGGCGCGCAGTACCCGCTCGCCGTGGCCCTGCTGCTCGCCGCCTCACCGGGGCGCGGCGACCGCGCCCAGTCGCACGCCACCCTCGCGGGAGCGCTGGCCGTGGGCGTCGCCCCCTTCGCGCTCGGCGCGCTCGCGGACCGCGTCGGCAGCCACCAGGCGTTCGTGCTCGTGCCCGTCGTCGCCGTCGTCGGGCTCGTCACGGCCGTCCTCGGAGGGCGCGCGGTCCGCCGCACCGGTGTGGCCCTGGGAGGATCGACGCCGTGGCACGACCCGACATCCGACCCGTCACCGACCGCGACGACCCCCGCCTCGCCGACTACGTCTCCCTGA
- a CDS encoding endo-1,4-beta-xylanase: MSTTPAPSARADAPVVGDPELAHRVRSLTVRLTDPAGRPLPGARVRAEQQGHAFWFGNIGFDEVARAAASLPGGTPLAPHEADLLARLDELWLDVFNQATLPFYWGTFEATQGRPRTAALRAAAQHYVDRGVTVKGHPLVWHTVQPDWLKPLPDEEVLRLLRARVQRDAGEFAGLIDVWDAINEVVIMPVFTQDDNAVTRVAKTVGRIGMIQLAFDEARAVNPGAMLLLNDFDMSADYEHLVEEALAAGVRIDALGLQSHMHKGPWGRDKTLDVLERFSRFGLRLHFTETTLLSGDLMPREYEDLNDYQVDVWPSTPEGEERQARELEEHYRALLAHPMVDAVTYWGLSDHGMWLNAPGGLVRADGTPKPAYEALRGMVKGEWWLAPTDVTTDADGALQLRGFAGRYVLDVDGTRYDVELPAAAVDESVTLTVG; this comes from the coding sequence TTGTCGACCACGCCTGCCCCTTCCGCCCGCGCCGACGCACCGGTCGTCGGTGACCCGGAGCTCGCCCACCGCGTCCGCAGCCTCACGGTCCGTCTGACCGACCCCGCGGGACGTCCGCTCCCCGGTGCGCGGGTGCGCGCCGAGCAGCAGGGCCACGCGTTCTGGTTCGGGAACATCGGCTTCGACGAGGTGGCGCGCGCGGCCGCGTCGCTGCCCGGCGGCACGCCGCTGGCGCCGCACGAGGCCGACCTGCTCGCCCGCCTCGACGAGCTCTGGCTCGACGTGTTCAACCAGGCGACCCTGCCGTTCTACTGGGGCACGTTCGAGGCGACGCAGGGGCGGCCGCGCACGGCCGCACTGCGCGCCGCCGCACAGCACTACGTCGACCGCGGCGTGACGGTGAAGGGCCACCCGCTCGTGTGGCACACGGTGCAGCCGGACTGGCTGAAGCCGCTGCCGGACGAGGAGGTGCTGCGCCTGCTGCGGGCACGCGTGCAGCGGGACGCGGGCGAGTTCGCCGGCCTCATCGACGTGTGGGACGCGATCAACGAGGTCGTGATCATGCCGGTCTTCACCCAGGACGACAACGCGGTGACGCGGGTCGCCAAGACCGTCGGGCGCATCGGCATGATCCAGCTCGCGTTCGACGAGGCGCGTGCCGTCAACCCCGGCGCGATGCTGCTGCTCAACGACTTCGACATGTCGGCCGACTACGAGCACCTCGTGGAGGAGGCGCTGGCGGCGGGGGTCCGCATCGACGCTCTCGGCCTGCAGAGCCACATGCACAAGGGCCCGTGGGGCCGCGACAAGACCCTCGACGTGCTCGAGCGGTTCTCGCGCTTCGGTCTGCGGCTGCACTTCACGGAGACCACGCTGCTGTCGGGCGACCTCATGCCGCGCGAGTACGAGGACCTCAACGACTACCAGGTCGACGTGTGGCCGTCGACGCCGGAGGGCGAGGAGCGCCAGGCGCGCGAGCTCGAGGAGCACTACCGTGCCCTGCTCGCGCACCCCATGGTCGACGCCGTCACGTACTGGGGCCTGTCCGACCACGGGATGTGGCTCAACGCGCCCGGCGGGCTCGTCCGCGCGGACGGCACGCCCAAGCCGGCGTACGAGGCGCTCCGCGGCATGGTCAAGGGCGAGTGGTGGCTGGCGCCGACCGACGTCACGACCGACGCGGACGGGGCGCTGCAGCTGCGCGGGTTCGCCGGCCGCTACGTGCTCGACGTCGACGGCACGCGGTACGACGTGGAGCTGCCCGCCGCGGCGGTCGACGAGTCGGTCACGCTGACCGTCGGCTGA
- the dnaE gene encoding DNA polymerase III subunit alpha, with protein sequence MTDTRPGAGPARYAELHAHSAFSFLDGASQPEELAAEAARLGLRALALTDHDGLYGVVRFAQAARAVGLPTVFGAELHLPAPDGRRHARERRASPAPVLDAPTGTPDPRSTHLLVLARGPDGYRSLSRAIGEAHLRTGRKGAADHRLEDLAAAADGQWLVLTGCRKGAVRRALAGGDPSGVGGVAPGGAQAARRELDRLVALFGRGNVAVETTGAGDAWDADRADALAALAADAGLPLVATGNVHYATPRDADLAQALAAVRARSSLDDLDGWLPASPTGHLRSAAEMLDLHRRHPHAVATAADLAAECAFDLSLVAPRLPPYPVPPGHTEATWLRELVRRGAHELYGPPDGERVPGAYAQLEHELRVIEDLGFCGYFLVVYDLVDFCRRSGILAQGRGSAANSAVCYVLRVTAVDPVRHGLLFERFLAPERDGPPDIDVDIESARREEVIQHVYATHGRTHAAQVANVISYRPRSAVRDAARALGYDVGQQDAWSTSIERWGSLRGPERPSSWWHLTTAGPVGPVPEGAGRATGDKHDVVPDVLPPSAAESEDIPDHVIDLAERFLRLPRHLGIHSGGMVMCDRPVIEVCPVEWARMEGRTVLQWDKEDCADAGLVKFDLLGLGMLTALRLGFTEVQKHEGVVLDLHALPYEDPLVYELLSAADTVGVFQVESRAQMGTLPRLQPKRFYDIVVEVALIRPGPIQGGSVHPFINRVRGREKVTYLHPLLEKSLGKTLGVPLFQEQLMQMAIDVADFTPAEADQLRRAMGSKRSAERMEALRARLMAGMARNDIPPDVREQIFDKLKAFADFGFPESHAYSFAFLVYASAWLKVHHPAAFYAGLLAAQPMGFYSPQSLVADARRHGVEVLRPDVLASDALAVVERVGPTPPGAEPRLVPTPSGTGPVAAPGVRTGAGDARPRSLAVRQGLSSVRTIGEDLARRLVTERTAHGPFADLHDLVQRVRLSTPQLEALATAGALAGLGVDRRAGLWAAGALAQEGPDTLPGVAVGVRAPTLPGLADVEVATADVWATGVSVDSYPTQFVRDGLDRAGVLRVEQVFRTDEGRRVAVAGVVTHRQRPGTAQGVTFLSLEDETGLVNVVCSPGLWQRFRRTARTAKAMVVRGRLEKADGATNLVAEHLSPLSLRVRTASRDFQ encoded by the coding sequence ATGACTGACACCCGCCCCGGCGCCGGCCCCGCCCGCTACGCCGAGCTGCACGCGCACTCGGCGTTCAGCTTCCTCGACGGTGCGAGCCAGCCCGAGGAGCTCGCCGCCGAGGCCGCCCGGCTGGGCCTGCGGGCGCTCGCGCTCACCGACCACGACGGCCTGTACGGCGTCGTGCGCTTCGCCCAGGCGGCCCGCGCGGTCGGCCTGCCGACCGTGTTCGGCGCCGAGCTGCACCTGCCCGCCCCGGACGGGCGGCGCCACGCGCGTGAGCGACGCGCGTCCCCGGCGCCCGTGCTCGACGCGCCGACCGGCACGCCCGACCCCCGGTCCACCCACCTGCTCGTGCTCGCGCGCGGGCCGGACGGCTACCGGTCGCTGTCGCGCGCCATCGGCGAGGCGCACCTGCGCACGGGCCGCAAGGGCGCCGCCGACCACCGCCTCGAGGACCTCGCCGCGGCCGCGGACGGGCAGTGGCTCGTGCTCACCGGCTGCCGCAAGGGAGCGGTGCGTCGCGCGCTCGCGGGCGGCGACCCGTCGGGCGTCGGCGGCGTCGCGCCCGGCGGCGCGCAGGCAGCGCGCCGCGAGCTCGACCGGCTGGTCGCGCTGTTCGGGCGCGGCAACGTCGCGGTCGAGACGACCGGCGCCGGCGACGCCTGGGACGCCGACCGCGCCGACGCGCTCGCCGCGCTCGCGGCCGACGCCGGGCTGCCGCTCGTCGCGACCGGGAACGTGCACTACGCGACGCCGCGGGACGCCGACCTCGCGCAGGCGCTCGCGGCCGTGCGGGCGCGCTCGTCCCTCGACGACCTCGACGGCTGGCTGCCCGCGTCGCCGACCGGGCACCTGCGCTCGGCCGCCGAGATGCTCGACCTGCACCGCCGCCACCCGCACGCCGTCGCCACGGCTGCCGACCTCGCCGCGGAGTGCGCGTTCGACCTGTCGCTCGTCGCGCCGCGCCTGCCGCCGTACCCGGTCCCGCCCGGGCACACCGAGGCGACCTGGCTGCGGGAGCTCGTCCGCCGCGGCGCGCACGAGCTCTACGGCCCGCCGGACGGCGAGCGCGTGCCGGGTGCGTACGCGCAGCTCGAGCACGAGCTGCGCGTCATCGAGGACCTCGGGTTCTGCGGCTACTTCCTCGTCGTGTACGACCTCGTCGACTTCTGCCGCCGCAGCGGCATCCTCGCGCAGGGCCGCGGGTCCGCCGCGAACTCGGCGGTCTGCTACGTGCTGCGTGTCACCGCGGTCGACCCCGTGCGCCACGGCCTGCTGTTCGAGCGCTTCCTCGCGCCGGAGCGCGACGGGCCGCCCGACATCGACGTCGACATCGAGTCCGCCCGGCGCGAGGAGGTCATCCAGCACGTCTACGCCACCCATGGCCGCACGCACGCCGCGCAGGTCGCGAACGTCATCTCCTACCGCCCGCGCTCCGCCGTGCGCGACGCCGCCCGTGCGCTGGGGTACGACGTCGGCCAGCAGGACGCGTGGAGCACGTCGATCGAGCGGTGGGGGAGCCTGCGCGGGCCCGAGCGGCCGTCGTCGTGGTGGCACCTGACGACGGCGGGACCGGTCGGCCCGGTGCCCGAGGGGGCGGGCCGGGCGACGGGCGACAAGCACGACGTGGTGCCGGACGTGCTGCCGCCGTCCGCGGCGGAGAGCGAGGACATCCCCGACCACGTCATCGACCTCGCCGAGCGGTTCCTGCGGCTGCCGCGGCACCTCGGCATCCACTCCGGCGGCATGGTCATGTGCGACCGGCCGGTCATCGAGGTGTGCCCCGTGGAGTGGGCGCGCATGGAGGGCCGCACGGTCCTGCAGTGGGACAAGGAGGACTGCGCCGACGCGGGGCTCGTGAAGTTCGACCTGCTGGGCCTCGGCATGCTCACCGCGCTGCGCCTGGGCTTCACCGAGGTCCAGAAGCACGAGGGCGTCGTGCTCGACCTGCACGCGCTGCCGTACGAGGACCCGCTCGTGTACGAGCTGCTGTCCGCGGCGGACACCGTCGGGGTCTTCCAGGTGGAGTCGCGCGCGCAGATGGGCACGCTGCCGCGGCTGCAGCCGAAGCGGTTCTACGACATCGTCGTCGAGGTCGCGCTCATCCGGCCCGGGCCCATCCAGGGCGGGTCGGTGCACCCCTTCATCAACCGCGTCCGGGGCCGCGAGAAGGTCACGTACCTGCACCCGCTGCTGGAGAAGTCGCTCGGCAAGACCCTGGGCGTGCCGCTGTTCCAGGAGCAGCTCATGCAGATGGCGATCGACGTCGCCGACTTCACCCCCGCCGAGGCCGACCAGCTGCGCCGCGCCATGGGCTCGAAGCGGTCGGCCGAGCGCATGGAGGCGCTCCGTGCCCGGCTCATGGCCGGGATGGCGCGCAACGACATCCCGCCGGACGTGCGCGAGCAGATCTTCGACAAGCTCAAGGCGTTCGCGGACTTCGGGTTCCCCGAGTCGCACGCGTACTCGTTCGCGTTCCTCGTGTACGCCAGCGCCTGGCTCAAGGTCCACCACCCGGCGGCCTTCTACGCCGGGCTGCTCGCCGCGCAGCCCATGGGCTTCTACTCGCCGCAGAGCCTCGTCGCCGACGCGCGCCGGCACGGCGTCGAGGTGCTGCGCCCCGACGTGCTGGCCTCCGACGCGCTCGCGGTCGTCGAGCGCGTCGGTCCCACGCCGCCCGGCGCAGAGCCCCGGCTCGTGCCGACGCCCAGCGGCACGGGGCCGGTCGCCGCCCCCGGCGTGCGCACGGGCGCGGGCGACGCCCGCCCGCGCTCGCTGGCGGTGCGCCAGGGGCTGTCGTCCGTGCGGACCATCGGCGAGGACCTCGCGCGCCGGCTCGTCACCGAGCGGACCGCGCACGGGCCGTTCGCCGACCTGCACGACCTCGTCCAGCGCGTCCGGCTGAGCACCCCGCAGCTCGAGGCGCTCGCCACGGCGGGCGCGCTCGCGGGGCTCGGCGTCGACCGGCGCGCGGGGCTGTGGGCGGCCGGGGCGCTCGCGCAGGAGGGTCCGGACACGCTGCCCGGCGTCGCGGTCGGCGTCCGGGCACCGACCCTGCCGGGGCTCGCCGACGTCGAGGTCGCGACCGCGGACGTGTGGGCGACCGGGGTGTCGGTGGACTCCTACCCGACGCAGTTCGTCCGCGACGGCCTCGACCGCGCGGGGGTGCTGCGCGTCGAGCAGGTGTTCCGGACCGACGAGGGGCGGCGCGTGGCCGTCGCGGGCGTCGTGACGCACCGGCAGCGGCCCGGCACGGCGCAGGGCGTGACGTTCCTGTCGCTGGAGGACGAGACCGGGCTGGTCAACGTCGTGTGCTCACCGGGGCTGTGGCAGCGGTTCCGGCGCACCGCGCGCACGGCGAAGGCGATGGTCGTCCGGGGGCGGCTGGAGAAGGCGGACGGCGCGACGAACCTCGTCGCGGAGCACCTGAGCCCGCTGTCGCTGCGGGTGCGCACGGCGTCGCGCGACTTCCAGTGA
- a CDS encoding DNA polymerase Y family protein yields MTTRTTVVWVPDWPVVAATVADEVPGHLPAAVHDGRRVTAVSALARAEGVRRGMRRRQAQGCCPELVLLPADDARDVRLFEPVAAAAETVVAGVEVVRPGLLLLPADGASRYHGSEEALAERLVDAVARGTGHECGVGTADGLLAAVLAARTGAVVEPGASPVFLAPHGVTELVHATVTPEAAAEVSGLVDLLHRLGLRTLGAFAALPPGDVHARFGRLGTWAHTLARGLDERPPARRRPEADLEVAAVLDPPVERVDAATFAGRRLAEQLHDELVARSVTCGRLQVSARTDDGVELVRTWRTDLGGWGGLTPARITDRIRWQLDGWLTASAVATAGDRRVAARAGRGARGGGDLLDPPGAADPLGAADLPAVEPEDEQPVALVRLVLTALDVAPAGAEQSRLWGGPSGGDLRAHRALERAQSIVGGAGVLTATLQGGRDPRDQVHVRPWGEQSAPPREAALPWPGRLPDPAPATVLTAPVRVDVRDGAGRPVGVDRRGRLSGPPTTVRWPVAAAPPGAGPRVVAGWAGPWLLTDRWWAHPGSPPQVRAHAQVAFEDGGAVLLTWADGAWTCEADYD; encoded by the coding sequence ATGACCACGCGGACGACGGTCGTCTGGGTGCCCGACTGGCCGGTGGTCGCGGCGACGGTCGCGGACGAGGTGCCCGGCCACCTGCCCGCCGCGGTGCACGACGGTCGACGCGTCACCGCCGTGTCGGCGCTCGCCCGGGCCGAGGGCGTGCGCCGCGGCATGCGCCGGCGGCAGGCGCAGGGCTGCTGCCCCGAGCTCGTGCTGCTGCCCGCCGACGACGCGCGCGACGTGCGGCTGTTCGAGCCGGTCGCCGCCGCGGCCGAGACCGTGGTCGCCGGCGTGGAGGTCGTGCGTCCCGGGCTGCTCCTGCTGCCCGCGGACGGCGCGAGCCGGTACCACGGCTCGGAGGAGGCGCTCGCGGAGCGGCTCGTGGACGCGGTCGCGCGCGGGACGGGGCACGAGTGCGGCGTCGGCACCGCCGACGGGCTGCTCGCGGCCGTCCTGGCGGCGCGCACGGGCGCCGTCGTCGAGCCCGGTGCGTCGCCGGTGTTCCTCGCGCCGCACGGCGTCACCGAGCTCGTGCACGCGACCGTGACCCCCGAGGCCGCGGCCGAGGTGTCCGGCCTCGTCGACCTGCTGCACCGGCTGGGCCTGCGCACGCTCGGCGCGTTCGCCGCGTTGCCGCCCGGGGACGTGCACGCACGGTTCGGGCGGCTCGGCACGTGGGCGCACACGCTCGCGCGGGGCCTCGACGAGCGTCCGCCGGCGCGGCGCCGGCCGGAGGCGGACCTCGAGGTCGCGGCCGTGCTCGACCCGCCCGTCGAGCGCGTCGACGCCGCGACGTTCGCCGGCCGGCGCCTGGCCGAGCAGCTGCACGACGAGCTCGTGGCGCGGTCGGTCACGTGCGGGCGCCTGCAGGTCAGCGCGCGCACCGACGACGGGGTCGAGCTCGTGCGCACCTGGCGCACCGACCTCGGCGGGTGGGGCGGGCTGACGCCCGCGCGCATCACCGACCGCATCCGGTGGCAGCTCGACGGGTGGCTGACGGCGAGCGCGGTGGCCACCGCGGGGGACCGGCGGGTCGCGGCACGCGCCGGACGGGGTGCCCGCGGCGGCGGTGACCTGCTCGACCCGCCCGGCGCGGCGGACCCGCTCGGCGCGGCGGACCTGCCGGCCGTCGAGCCCGAGGACGAGCAGCCGGTCGCGCTGGTCCGGCTCGTGCTGACGGCGCTCGACGTCGCGCCGGCGGGTGCCGAGCAGAGCCGCCTGTGGGGCGGGCCGTCGGGCGGCGACCTGCGGGCCCACCGCGCGTTGGAACGCGCGCAGAGCATCGTCGGCGGCGCGGGCGTGCTGACGGCGACGCTGCAGGGCGGGCGCGACCCCCGGGACCAGGTGCACGTGCGCCCGTGGGGCGAGCAGAGCGCCCCGCCGCGCGAGGCCGCGCTGCCCTGGCCGGGGCGGCTGCCGGACCCGGCGCCGGCGACCGTGCTGACCGCGCCCGTGCGCGTCGACGTGCGCGACGGTGCGGGGCGCCCGGTGGGCGTGGACCGGCGCGGGCGCCTGAGCGGGCCGCCGACGACGGTGCGCTGGCCGGTCGCGGCCGCGCCGCCCGGGGCCGGTCCGCGCGTCGTCGCCGGCTGGGCCGGGCCGTGGCTGCTCACCGACCGCTGGTGGGCGCACCCGGGCAGCCCGCCGCAGGTCCGGGCGCACGCGCAGGTCGCGTTCGAGGACGGCGGCGCCGTGCTGCTCACGTGGGCGGACGGGGCGTGGACGTGCGAGGCGGACTATGACTGA
- a CDS encoding YbhB/YbcL family Raf kinase inhibitor-like protein: protein MAASLTRPVAPEPYALLPAVPAFAVTSADWVHGERVPDVHTNTEVGANVSPQLSWSGFPAGTRGFAVNVFDPDAPGVAGWWHWTVLGVPADVTELARGVGAEDGAGLPPGAFQLRGDDGVAAYRGSAPPPGDQVHRYYVAVHALDTDDLGLTPQTLPGAASAALVFHTLARGLLMATYQR, encoded by the coding sequence GTGGCCGCGTCCCTCACCCGCCCCGTCGCACCCGAGCCGTACGCCCTGCTGCCCGCCGTCCCGGCCTTCGCCGTGACGAGCGCGGACTGGGTGCACGGCGAGCGGGTCCCCGACGTCCACACGAACACCGAGGTCGGCGCGAACGTCTCCCCGCAGCTGTCGTGGTCGGGCTTCCCGGCGGGCACGCGCGGGTTCGCGGTCAACGTCTTCGACCCCGACGCACCCGGCGTCGCGGGCTGGTGGCACTGGACCGTGCTGGGCGTCCCGGCGGACGTGACGGAGCTCGCGCGGGGCGTCGGCGCCGAGGACGGCGCCGGCCTGCCCCCCGGCGCGTTCCAGCTGCGCGGTGACGACGGCGTGGCGGCGTACCGCGGCAGCGCGCCGCCGCCCGGCGACCAGGTGCACCGCTACTACGTCGCCGTGCACGCGCTCGACACCGACGACCTCGGCCTGACGCCGCAGACCCTGCCGGGCGCCGCCAGCGCCGCCCTGGTGTTCCACACGCTCGCGCGCGGCCTCCTCATGGCGACCTACCAGCGCTGA
- a CDS encoding YbaK/EbsC family protein, with translation MTTATLGSLTWERAVDRPDLLADSTAAAIRAWAADDPQVAGAVLVAEIDPELADTAAMTEAYGVPLSASVNCVLVGGRRAGAEKVAAALVRATTRADVNNAVKRLLDVRKASFLPMDRATAESGMEYGGITPLGLPAGYRVLADAAVAADDAGSGGTVVIGSGLRRSKLSLPGALLVRAPGVEVVDGLALA, from the coding sequence ATGACGACCGCCACGCTCGGCTCGCTCACGTGGGAGCGCGCCGTCGACCGCCCCGACCTGCTCGCCGACAGCACCGCGGCCGCGATCCGCGCGTGGGCGGCGGACGACCCGCAGGTCGCCGGCGCGGTGCTCGTCGCGGAGATCGACCCCGAGCTCGCGGACACCGCGGCCATGACCGAGGCGTACGGCGTGCCGCTGTCGGCGTCGGTCAACTGCGTGCTCGTCGGCGGGCGTCGCGCGGGTGCGGAGAAGGTCGCCGCCGCGCTGGTCCGGGCCACAACCCGCGCCGACGTGAACAACGCCGTCAAGCGCCTGCTCGACGTGCGCAAGGCGTCGTTCCTGCCGATGGACCGTGCGACCGCCGAGTCCGGCATGGAGTACGGCGGCATCACCCCGCTCGGGCTGCCCGCCGGCTACCGCGTGCTCGCCGACGCCGCCGTCGCGGCCGACGACGCGGGCTCCGGCGGCACGGTGGTCATCGGCAGCGGCCTGCGCCGCTCGAAGCTCTCCCTGCCGGGCGCCCTGCTGGTGCGTGCCCCCGGGGTCGAGGTCGTCGACGGGCTCGCGCTCGCCTGA
- a CDS encoding TrmH family RNA methyltransferase, producing MARPDIRPVTDRDDPRLADYVSLTDVALRTRLEPTRGLYVAESSTVLGRALRAGHRPRSVLLAPRWLPDVEEMLARVPGEDVPVYVADEPVLEAITGFHVHRGALAAMHRPELPTVADVLAGARDGAGARRVAVLEDLVDHTNVGAAFRSAAALGVDAVLVTPRCADPLYRRSVRVSMGTVFQVPWTRVDPWPDGVAALHDAGFVVASLALADDAITLDELAADPPERLALVLGAEGDGLKPRTVAASDRVVRIPMAGGVDSLNVAAAAAVAFWATRV from the coding sequence GTGGCACGACCCGACATCCGACCCGTCACCGACCGCGACGACCCCCGCCTCGCCGACTACGTCTCCCTGACCGACGTCGCGCTGCGCACGCGGCTCGAGCCCACGCGCGGCCTGTACGTCGCGGAGAGCTCCACCGTGCTGGGCCGGGCCCTGCGCGCGGGGCACCGCCCCCGGTCGGTGCTGCTCGCCCCCCGCTGGCTGCCCGACGTCGAGGAGATGCTCGCGCGGGTCCCGGGGGAGGACGTGCCCGTCTACGTCGCCGACGAGCCCGTGCTCGAGGCGATCACCGGCTTCCACGTGCACCGCGGCGCGCTCGCGGCCATGCACCGCCCGGAGCTGCCCACGGTCGCCGACGTCCTCGCCGGCGCCCGCGACGGTGCGGGTGCGCGGCGCGTCGCCGTGCTCGAGGACCTCGTCGACCACACCAACGTCGGGGCCGCGTTCCGGTCCGCCGCCGCGCTCGGCGTCGACGCCGTGCTCGTCACCCCGCGCTGCGCCGACCCGCTCTACCGGCGGTCGGTCCGCGTCTCGATGGGCACGGTGTTCCAGGTGCCGTGGACGCGCGTCGACCCGTGGCCCGACGGCGTCGCCGCGCTGCACGACGCCGGGTTCGTGGTCGCGTCGCTCGCCCTGGCCGACGACGCGATCACGCTCGACGAGCTCGCCGCGGACCCGCCCGAGCGCCTCGCGCTCGTCCTCGGCGCCGAGGGCGACGGGCTCAAGCCGCGGACCGTCGCGGCGTCCGACCGCGTGGTGCGCATCCCGATGGCGGGCGGCGTGGACTCGCTCAACGTCGCGGCGGCCGCGGCCGTCGCGTTCTGGGCGACGCGGGTCTGA